The Salvia hispanica cultivar TCC Black 2014 unplaced genomic scaffold, UniMelb_Shisp_WGS_1.0 HiC_scaffold_1182, whole genome shotgun sequence genome includes the window CCCCTCCAAATCGTAAGACTCCACGAAGTTGTGGGTGGAGTTGAGTAAATAGGAGTAAATAGTAGAGAAATTGTAGAGAGGGATACATGATTCGGAGAGGAGTACAAAGTATTGGTTTGAGAAATCAAGAAGGGCATTTGCTAGTAGTCTTCGCTCAGCCTCAATCATGTCCACATTCCCCCACTCTACCTCCTGCATCAGTCATAGGCCATAattctttaataaaaattaaataatactctgGTTTTCATAAATACTGCCTATATTTGGTGTTGGGCAACTTGGGCGTGTAATATACTGTAAATATTTGACTCATAACACGTATTAGTAGGATATGGCATGATGAATGCATTGATTGGTGCAATTCACATATAATATCACATTACTATTTTCCACATTTTGGCAAATTGCTTTTAACAAATAATCACaataaacatattaaaaaaggaaaaattaaagCATTTTCATCCTAGAATAGAATTTATGTGTTGTGTCCCTTTTTTTTCACACAAGCAGCATTCAACCATTCTACCGTTGATATCCCCATTGAAAAATCAACGAAGGATTTATTGCTGTGCCTGGTCTTTGACCACTAAGTAACAAAAGATTAATCTCAAAATATAGAATTTGCTTCATTAACAAAAGATTAATCTGCAAATATAGAATTTGCTTCATTAACCATGAAGAGAATCATTAAATGCAATTTCCatggaaaagaaaacataacATTAACAGCTAAAGAAAACCAAATGTGTGTAGTGGTATCATAGTtggaaaagaataaagtttGTGAATGAATTGAACTAACCTTACTGTCAATTCTCCGGCCATGGAACACCGAATCCTCGGGCTCGGATCCATTAAACGACGGATTGGAGTGGACGTAAATCGAGTAAAGCCCGCGGCTCCCCTTGAAAAAAAGCTCCCACAGCGGCGCCAGCACCACCGGCCCCCTCGTCAAGAACATGAAGGCAACCTTTGGCACGCCCGATTCTCGGGTTTTAGGCGCCATGGACGCTTTCAACAGCAGCTCCTCATCGCTCATCCCATGCGCCAAGTCCAGCGGCTCCTGCAGATCCACGTCGGCCCCCGGAGACGGCGGCGGAGGCAGCTGGATCGGAATTTCTTGGATTTTAGGCGCTATTAGCAGCTCCTCATCGCTCTTCCCATGCGACAAGTCCGGTGGCGAGGACGAAATTTCTTGGATTTTAGGCGCCAAGCTCGGCTGCTGGAGCGGCGACTGCGCGGTGAGGAAGGAGAATTGGGTGGTCGAGATTTGCAGGATGAAGGAATAGGTCTTGTTATGGAAGCAGAGGAGAAACACGAATGTGAGGGCGGAGA containing:
- the LOC125198047 gene encoding glycosyltransferase BC10-like, yielding MKNHFPTAAKHPISPSPLPNFLCHLFLIVSALTFVFLLCFHNKTYSFILQISTTQFSFLTAQSPLQQPSLAPKIQEISSSPPDLSHGKSDEELLIAPKIQEIPIQLPPPPSPGADVDLQEPLDLAHGMSDEELLLKASMAPKTRESGVPKVAFMFLTRGPVVLAPLWELFFKGSRGLYSIYVHSNPSFNGSEPEDSVFHGRRIDSKEVEWGNVDMIEAERRLLANALLDFSNQYFVLLSESCIPLYNFSTIYSYLLNSTHNFVESYDLE